In the genome of Terriglobia bacterium, the window GAGGATTACTTCCAGATTCTCGGGATTCCGCTGATTCGAGGGCGGATCTTTGACGAACGCGACGGCGCGGACTCTCCGCACGTTGCCGTGATCAGCGAATCGCTCGCGCGCGACCGGTGGCCCAATCAGGATCCCCTGGGTCACACGATTGAATTTGGAAACATGGATGGCGACCTGCGCTTGCTGACGATTGTCGGGATCGTGGGCGATATTCACGAATACGGCCTCGATGTGCCGCCGCGTCCGACCGTCTATGTAAATTTGTTCCAGCGGCCGCGCCCGATGATCACCGTGACGATGCTGAGTGATGCCGACACGCGTTTGGTCACCTCCGCATCAGGAGGAATCCTGCATGACCTCAACCCGGAGATTCCGACGAGGTTCCGGACGTTTTCCCAAGTCTATTCTGCTTCGTTGGGTTCGCGGAGATTTAACGTCATCCTCATCGGTTTCTTCGGAATCGTCGCGCTGCTGCTCGCCACAGCCGGCGTGTTTGGTGTGATGGCCTATTCCGTCAGCCGCCGCACCCGCGAGATTGGCGTGCGTGTCGCTCTCGGCGCGGGCTCCGGCGACGTTTTGAGAATGATCCTGAGCCAGGGATTGCGCACTATTTTCATCGGGGTGGCGATGGGGATTGCCGGCTCGCTGGCCCTGACCCGCACCGTGAAGTCGCTGCTCTTTGGCGTCACGCCCACCGATCCGCTGACTTTCGTCGGGGTGACACTGCTCCTCGTCGGAGCAGCGCTCCTGGCTTGTTTCATTCCGGCGCGGCGGGCCACTAAAGTAGACCCCATGGTGGCCTTGCGTTACGAATAGGATCTGGTTTCGGGTCGTTTCGACGGTTGAGGTGCTCGCCATGCGGCACCTTGTGAAAATCCGAAGTCTTCTGAGAGATCTCTTCATATCTCTCCACGTGGAGGCAGACCTCGACCGGGAGGTTCCTCGACAGAACCCACGGGCAGTCGAAGGGCCTTGGCAGCCAGGGCATGATCGGGGGTGAGATTCTGAGTCACCTCTGCGATCCCGTTTCGCATGTAGGCAACGCCGAGGGCCGTGCCGGCGGGTGGCGTATCGATGCAATCACGAAAATTGAATGTCGGTGCCTGACCCGAATCCCCACACCGGAAGGTGGGGGCTCTATCAGACTCAGCCTGCCGACGGGCAAAGTTTGACATTCAAATCCCGCCACCGGAAGAAAATTGAATGTCGGTGCTCCACCCCAATTGAATGTCATCCTGGCGCCCGGTGACTCAGGCTGGCACCCGCTCCTGTCTTGCAGGTGGAGCCATGAACTCAGGCCCCACCGGATCGGTGACGGTTTCGCGAATGATTTCTTCAATGCTTTGGATCGCGCCCGGATCCAGCTTCCACCGGGTCACGCGGTCCACCGCCGCCAATTGTCCGGGATGGCGCGCACCCCACAAGGCCACGGTGACCCCGGGCTGGTCGAGCACCCACCGGACCGCCAGGTCGATCACCCGCTTTCCATAATGCTTCTGCGCAAGTTCGTCGAGCCGTTCCACCGCCCTCAAGTACTGCGCGTAGCGTGGGGGCTGAAACTTGGGATCAACCTGGCGAAGGTCATCGCCTGTGAATCGGGTGTCCGGCTTCATCCGTCCGCTCAACAATCCGCGGCACAGAGATCCATATGTCAGTGTGCTGATCTGGTTCTGCCGGGCGTACGGCAACACGTCCTGATCGCGCTTGCCCAATTCTGCGATGGCCCGGCCCACAATCTCTTCCGAGCGGCCGAAGCCATAGACGGGGGCGGTGTCGATCAAGTTGATTCCACTGTCGAGTGCGGCGCGAATGGTTCTGATGGATTCCTGCTCTTCGGTGCCTCCCCACATCCAGCCCCCCATGCCCCAAGTGCCGAGGCCGATGCGGGATGCTTTTATATCAGTGCCTGAAATAGTCGCAAATTCCATGGTTCATTCCTCCTTGCCCGTCGACCGCCCCGTCGGGGACTCCTTTGAATGCGTTGCTATGTGCGTGTCGCAGTTGTTTGCAGGCGCGCTCACGGTGAACACCATGCATCGGGCATTCCAAACCTGCACGCCACGCTCTCTTTTCCCCACGGGCTGCGCTCTATGAACCGGTTAGCACGATCGGGGGGATCAGGGGGAGAGACGGTTTTGACCCTGTGTGATGAAAGTACGACGGCGGCGCTCCGACAGAGGTCGGATCGCCGTCACTTGCCGGGACGGGAGATGCCGAGCTTTTGCATCTTATATACGAGCGAGGTGCGGGGCAGTCCCAATCGTTTGGCCGCGCCGCGCGGGCCTCCAATCACCCACTTCGTCTCCTCGAGGGCCTGCAAAATGTGGAGGCGTTCGACGTCTTCGAGCGTACCGGTCGGCGGTCGCCCTTCTTCGACCGGCTGCTTGAGTTCCGGCAGCGGCGCGCGAAGCACTTTTCCCGGCGAAAGG includes:
- a CDS encoding aldo/keto reductase codes for the protein MEFATISGTDIKASRIGLGTWGMGGWMWGGTEEQESIRTIRAALDSGINLIDTAPVYGFGRSEEIVGRAIAELGKRDQDVLPYARQNQISTLTYGSLCRGLLSGRMKPDTRFTGDDLRQVDPKFQPPRYAQYLRAVERLDELAQKHYGKRVIDLAVRWVLDQPGVTVALWGARHPGQLAAVDRVTRWKLDPGAIQSIEEIIRETVTDPVGPEFMAPPARQERVPA